The region CAATTTATAAAATCTCACACTCGTAATTTACCCGACGGGCTAGTCCGCCGGACTGATACAGAGGTATTGGCATGTTGTCGCTCGTGTTCAGGAATAATCCACGCGCCGTGGCGATAGTGGGCTGTCTGGTGGTGGTTAATGTGTTGGTGTGGCTGCTGGCATGGGGAATATTTCATGACCATGCCGCCCTGATGGCCACCAGCCTGCTGGCCTGGTGTTACGGCTTGCGTCATGCGGTGGATGCGGATCATATCGCCGCTATCGACAACGTCACCCGCAAAATGATGCAGGAGGGAGCGATGCCGTTGGGGGTAGGCGCCTGGTTCTCGCTGGGACATTCTTCTATTGTGATTCTGGCGTCGCTGGCGCTGGCCGCGACGGCCGCCGCATTACAGGATGACATGGCATGGTTTCATGACGTTGGCGGTGTTATCGGCACATCGGTTTCTGCCGGATTTCTGTTGCTGATGGCTCTGGTGAATCTGGTGATTCTGCGTGGTGTCTGGGTCCGTTTTCAGCAGTTCAAACAGGGAAGGCGAGAAACGCTCAGCCAGGCCGATGCTGTGCCGGCCGCGGGTGTGATGGGATGGCTATTTCGCGCTACGTTTCGGCTGGTGAACAAAAGCTGGCATATGTATCTGGTTGGTCTGCTGTTTGGTCTGGGGTTTGATACCGCCACCGAAATCGGCGTATTGGGCATCTCCGCCGCGGGCGCTTCGCAGGGTATGTCGATCTGGTCGATCATGATTTTCCCGGCGTTGTTTACCTGTGGTATGGCGTTGGTGGACACACTGGATAATGTGCTGATGGTGGGAGCTTATGGCTGGGCATTTCGCAAACCTCAGCGCAAGCTCTACTACAACCTGACTATTACCGCGACGTCGGTGGTGGTGGCGATATTCATCGGCGGTATGGAGGCGTTAGGATTGCTGGCGGATAAACTGGATCTGCA is a window of Dickeya solani IPO 2222 DNA encoding:
- a CDS encoding HoxN/HupN/NixA family nickel/cobalt transporter, which produces MLSLVFRNNPRAVAIVGCLVVVNVLVWLLAWGIFHDHAALMATSLLAWCYGLRHAVDADHIAAIDNVTRKMMQEGAMPLGVGAWFSLGHSSIVILASLALAATAAALQDDMAWFHDVGGVIGTSVSAGFLLLMALVNLVILRGVWVRFQQFKQGRRETLSQADAVPAAGVMGWLFRATFRLVNKSWHMYLVGLLFGLGFDTATEIGVLGISAAGASQGMSIWSIMIFPALFTCGMALVDTLDNVLMVGAYGWAFRKPQRKLYYNLTITATSVVVAIFIGGMEALGLLADKLDLHTGWWRVVDVFNEQLGNAGFYVVTLFVACWVISWCNYRWKNYDALNSPIA